A region of the Salvia splendens isolate huo1 chromosome 11, SspV2, whole genome shotgun sequence genome:
CACACTGAGGGTGCAACGACGAAACAAACCCCAACTCTTAAGCACCTCTCTCGACTCCTCAACCTCTGCTGCTGCTTTAAGCTACAACTTCACTTTACAAGCTGAAAAGTTGGTGTCAAAATCACAAGTATGCACATTTAACGACCAAGTTACGCACTGCCCAAGTACAAGAAGCTTTTCCTCAAGATCCGATCCTTCATAATCTTGATCTATGCTTCATGTTACGAAGTGGTGACCTCCTACGAACAGAAGCAAATGGCTCTCCATTTAAGGAGCCAGAGAATTTGATATCCCAGCCTCCTACGTTCTTTGGAACACACGCATCAAAAAGGGCTTGACCAAGTACACTGTTTGCACTCAGACAAGGGGGGCTTGATCGATGAGGTAATCTATCTCTCGGTTCCTGCGCTGTAGAACCAAACTCTCTGCTGTTTTGATAACCTGATGAACTCGGCAAGAAAAAGTGGTCATTCGGTCTCAAGGCAACTCTTCTGAAACTTTGATTCGAGTCAACTGCTGCATTCTGGAGGTCATATATCAAGTCGGAAATTCCATCATCCATATGGGACCTCTCCCCAAGTTTCTGAAGCTTTGCAGAGAAAATTGAAACTGCCTGCTCAAGAAACTCCGTTACAGCAGCTGTATATTGTACCGATTGATGCTTGTAGCGACCTGACACGAGGCAAACAATAATGAGGACAGAACCCATAGCAAAATTACAAAGAGAATAACCCCCACAATGTTTATAGTGATGAGATTAGTAGTAAGAAACCAGCTTTTAACATACATAAAAAAACTGGGGAGCGTAGGATGTTTTCTCCAGATACAAGAGAACTTATTGGCATATCTTGTACAGACAAGGAGAATAACTCGAATAAACACCACCCCACAAATTAATATCAAGAACCAAGGGACATAAACCTTAATTAATCTCAAACTTTTAAAGACACGACTACAACGAATAGCAGCTTATCATTTTCAAGTAATGGCATAGGAGATGTAGAAGGGAATCGAAAGTTTAAACAAAAGGGAAAGATTTAGAATGACCTATGTGAACAGACGTATCGCACTTCATGACTTTCACATTGGCCCCTAAATACTGCAGATTCTGAGCAAAGTCGGACAGAGTTGAACATGtagccacatcatcattttgcgaaaataaaatgagaaaaggGGCTCCCAATCCCTACATGAGTAACAGAGGTTAGAACAAATGGATCAAAAGCATTTGTGAGacattaaaacaaaaaactgAAAACTAACTAGAAGATCGCTTAATTGGGAGAACTGTTGAAACTTACAACTGATGAATACAGGGATTTCCAGTACTCTGCACGCTGGGAACCAAACCTGGTTATAAATAAAGCATCCAAACTTGAAGTAACACCTTTTGCAAATAATGATACTAGTTTTGACGATCCAGGCATTCTGAAGATGGAGCGGTGCAAAGCAAATCGAGCACCCAGGTCTTTAGTGAATTCAATAGGATCAGAATCATAGATCTGGCCTGAGATGCAGTTTGCAAGTATTCTACTATCCTCCTAAACATAACAACGACAATCATCAGGGTAATGTTTCTTTATCCACCAGTAACAATTAAATTTATTAGATGTTTGACTGCAAAATTACCAGGATCAGCTCCACATCAGAGCATCCTTCTATAATCTGCAAAATAGAGAAGAGAATTTGTTATATCAAGAAAATGCATTGCATTTCTCAAGAACATAGTTTAAAGAAATTCTAAGCATAACATAATACTGGTGCCTAACCAGTGCTTCATGTGATTTACTTTTCTATTAAGTGTCCATCTCAATACCTGAAGAAGTTTATACAAGCAAGCTTTTGAACCACCAGAGAAGGATGCAAGAACAACAGGACATATTCCACGCCTAAGTTCCTGTGTGTAAAAAAACAGAGAATATAATCATCAAGGGCAACAAAAATTGCATGTGGCAGTGATACCCAAATGTACCTACTACTAAACAGAACAACATATTATGAATTGTATAAGCATGGCCATACTCCACAATCAAAATCCAAACTCTTTTCATCTAATCATATTAATACAGTTCCCATACTCtgaaataagaaaaagagtgaGAAACCAGGGTAAGAATCACAATCCCCCTTGTCCCAACTTGAAGAAAAGGGCATTGCTTAGGatcatcttttattttcttttttctttaaagCTGCCCACAATTAAAGCTGTGAGAAGAAAGAAAATAGGGTAACACGAACCTTAACAAGCTCGTCAAGGACAGAAAACGCCAGTGATGTAGCTCTATCTGGAATAAACCTGTACAAAGATAGCAGAAAGTATAATGGAAAATACCAGTCACATATCACAAAGGACAATCATGGAGTAAGTATCAATTATATTAACCATCCCGCAGTCACATATCTGAACTACTTTAATATTAATCAAATCACGGGGACAAATCACAAAAATTTGGAGCTAAAATTTCAATTTGGTATCCATGGAAGGTACAGCTTACAACCAACCACTGTAACAAAATTACTCTTTGGAATTCTGTAATCATCACTGCTCGTTCTACTGCAGACTCAAATGTAATGACTAAACATCTCAGGAACTAGCAATTTCTTTTACAGTTATATCCGAgatgttgaaaagtaaaatgcggaaaataaaactGAAGAACTCTTGAAGACTACATTGTAATTGATTTGAATTGTTGTGATACATATACATCCCTATTTATAGAACTAGAGAAGTAAATGTACCTAGAAACTAAACAATTGGAACTATAACACTATTAATGTTATATTCCTTGAAACTCTAAAGTGACCATTTCCAATATTCTTGAGACTCTCATATTATATTCCAACACGAGATACACATCTTCAACTTGCTGCAATCACTTCGCACAGCAACACAAGCACAACTGAAGTGATTACAGAACGCTAAAATTCGCAAATCAGCCAATAAAATACTCAGCTCATGAACGGTAAAGGCACAACGCTTCAAACACAACCACAATTATCTAACAAACGCAACAAACTGCATAacacattaattttattttaaaggaCAAATAGATGCttttaatgataaaaaaaattacggGTTGAGATAATCGGCGCGGGAAACGAGACAATTCCATCCGAGAGAAGAGTAGAGAGCTAGGAAATCCTTCAATTGAACATCGCCAAGCGAAACCCACGCAAAAACCACAACTATCCCCTTCACTTTGCATTCTTCTCTGCGATTCCGCACCCAATACAATTTACCGCCGCTGCTCATCCTCACTAAAGCCTCAAATTTGTGAATCCTTTAATGGTAAAAGTTTGCTGAATATTGAGGGTTTGGTCTGTGGACCAAAAACGGAGGGAGAAGGGAATCGTTGAGTCGATGGTGGTGAATGGCCGACTAGGATTGCGTATTGACAGCTCAGACGATGCGCATGCGCACCTTGGCGCATTTTAGGATATTCTATCGGCTATCCTGCGCCACATCCTCAGCCATAGTGATCCACTCTGAGAAAATGCTATTGGGCTAATCTTTAGTGGG
Encoded here:
- the LOC121755790 gene encoding uncharacterized protein LOC121755790, whose amino-acid sequence is MSSGGKLYWVRNRREECKVKGIVVVFAWVSLGDVQLKDFLALYSSLGWNCLVSRADYLNPFIPDRATSLAFSVLDELVKELRRGICPVVLASFSGGSKACLYKLLQIIEGCSDVELILEDSRILANCISGQIYDSDPIEFTKDLGARFALHRSIFRMPGSSKLVSLFAKGVTSSLDALFITRFGSQRAEYWKSLYSSVGLGAPFLILFSQNDDVATCSTLSDFAQNLQYLGANVKVMKCDTSVHIGRYKHQSVQYTAAVTEFLEQAVSIFSAKLQKLGERSHMDDGISDLIYDLQNAAVDSNQSFRRVALRPNDHFFLPSSSGYQNSREFGSTAQEPRDRLPHRSSPPCLSANSVLGQALFDACVPKNVGGWDIKFSGSLNGEPFASVRRRSPLRNMKHRSRL